In one window of Erythrolamprus reginae isolate rEryReg1 chromosome 1, rEryReg1.hap1, whole genome shotgun sequence DNA:
- the ODC1 gene encoding ornithine decarboxylase, whose product MNSFSGEEFNFSFLDEGFTAKDIVDQKINEVSSSDDKDAFYVADLGDVLKKHLRWYKALPRVFPFYAVKCNDSIAIVKTLASLGAGFDCASKTEIQLVQSAGVPPERIIYANPCKQVSQIKHAANNGVQMMTFDSEVELMKIARAHPKAKLVLRIATDDSKAVCRLSVKFGATLKNSRLLLERAKELDLHIIGVSFHVGSGCTDPETFVQAISDARCVFDMGAELGYNMYLLDIGGGFPGSEDVKLKFEEMTNVINPALDKYFPPDSGVKIIAEPGRYYVASAFTLAVNIIAKKIVIKEQTGSDDEDELNDKTLMYYVNDGVYGSFNCILYDHAHVKPVLQKRSKLDERVYSCSIWGPTCDGLDRIVERCGLPELQVGDWMLFENMGAYTVAAASTFNGFQRPTIHYVMSRTAWQLMERIKKQGFQAEVEDQDVPLPLSCAWESGIEHHPAACTSASINV is encoded by the exons ATGAACAGCTTTAGTGGTGAAGAATTCAATTTTAGTTTCCTTGATGAAGGCTTTACTGCAAAGGATATTGTAgaccaaaaaataaatgaagtttCTTCTTCA GATGATAAAGATGCTTTCTATGTTGCTGACCTTGGAGATGTGCTGAAAAAACACTTGCGGTGGTACAAAGCACTTCCTAGAGTTTTTCCATTCTATGCTGTCAAATGCAACGATAGCATTGCTATAGTGAAGACTCTGGCTAGTCTTGGGGCAGGATTCGATTGTGCCAGCAAA ACTGAAATACAACTGGTCCAAAGTGCTGGAGTACCCCCAGAACGTATAATATATGCAAATCCATGCAAGCAAGTCTCTCAAATTAAGCATGCTGCAAATAACGGTGTACAGATGATGACTTTTGATAGTGAAGTTGAGCTGATGAAAATTGCAAGAGCCCATCCCAAAGCAAA GCTGGTCCTGCGAATTGCAACAGATGACTCAAAAGCAGTTTGTCGCCTGAGTGTTAAATTTGGAGCCACACTAAAAAACAGCAGGTTGTTGCTTGAGCGAGCAAAAGAACTTGACTTACATATTATTGGAGTCAG TTTCCATGTTGGAAGTGGCTGTACAGATCCTGAGACTTTCGTGCAAGCGATATCTGATGCACGATGCGTTTTTGATATGGGG GCTGAACTCGGTTACAACATGTATTTGCTTGATATTGGCGGTGGCTTTCCTGGTTCTGAAGATGTAAAACTTAAGTTTGAAGAG ATGACTAATGTGATTAATCCAGCTTTGGACAAGTATTTTCCTCCTGATTCTGGGGTGAAAATTATTGCTGAACCCGGCAGATACTATGTTGCATCAGCTTTTACACTAGCTGTTAACATAATAGCGAAGAAGATTGTAATAAAGGAACAGACTGGATCTGATG ATGAAGATGAACTGAATGACAAAACTCTTATGTATTATGTTAATGATGGAGTATATGGATCATTTAATTGCATCTTGTATGATCATGCACATGTTAAGCCAGTTTTGCAAAAG AGATCTAAGTTGGATGAGAGAGTCTACTCTTGTAGTATATGGGGACCAACTTGTGATGGCCTTGATCGTATTGTTGAGCGTTGTGGCCTACCAGAACTTCAGGTTGGGGATTGGATGTTGTTTGAAAACATGGGAGCCTATACTGTGGCAGCTGCTTCTACCTTCAATGGATTTCAGAGGCCAACAATACACTACGTAATGTCAAGGACAGCGTG GCAGTTGATGGAGCGGATAAAGAAGCAAGGTTTCCAAGCAGAAGTAGAGGACCAGGATGTCCCTTTGCCCCTCTCTTGTGCCTGGGAAAGTGGAATTGAACACCATCCGGCAGCTTGTACTTCAGCAAGCATTAACGTATAG